A region from the Oceanidesulfovibrio marinus genome encodes:
- the argH gene encoding argininosuccinate lyase, whose translation MSKNVDKLWGGRFRETTHKLMEEFSESVSYDSALYEQDIRGSMAHARMLAARGVIPQEDAEAICTGLEQVKREIETGELVWKTELEDVHMNIESRLTEIIGEAGKRLHTGRSRNDQVALDFRLYVADRLEGWKKGIAALVSVLVTQAEAHQETILPGCTHYQPAQPVALAHHLLAYATMLMRDEERITDCLKRVRVSPLGAAALAGTTYPIDPERSASELGLPETFANSMDAVSDRDFAVEAVFCASLTMAHLSRMAEEIIIWANPNFGFVKLPDAFSTGSSIMPQKKNPDSAELVRGKTGRVYGSLMTLLTVVKGLPMTYNRDLQEDKEPFFDADRTVVGALGIMAGLVSELTFQAEAMTRALDKGFVNATELADYLVTKGVPFREAHHASGRAVALAESKGCGLEGLSLEELKAIAPELEQDVYDVLDYANCVARRKAPGGTGPESVARQLEAVHGWLKERV comes from the coding sequence ATGTCCAAGAATGTGGACAAGCTGTGGGGCGGCAGGTTCCGCGAGACCACGCACAAGCTCATGGAGGAGTTCTCCGAGTCGGTCTCGTACGACAGCGCCCTTTACGAGCAGGACATCCGCGGCTCCATGGCCCATGCGCGCATGCTGGCCGCCCGGGGCGTCATCCCACAGGAGGACGCCGAGGCCATCTGCACGGGCCTGGAGCAGGTGAAGCGGGAGATCGAGACCGGCGAGCTGGTCTGGAAGACCGAGCTCGAAGATGTGCACATGAACATCGAGTCCCGGCTCACTGAGATCATCGGCGAGGCGGGCAAGAGGCTGCACACCGGCCGCAGCCGCAACGACCAGGTGGCCCTGGACTTTCGGCTCTACGTGGCGGACCGCCTGGAAGGCTGGAAAAAGGGCATCGCCGCGCTGGTCTCGGTGCTGGTCACCCAGGCCGAGGCGCACCAGGAGACCATTCTGCCCGGCTGCACCCACTACCAGCCGGCGCAACCCGTGGCACTGGCGCATCACCTGCTGGCCTATGCAACCATGCTCATGCGCGACGAGGAGCGCATCACGGACTGCCTCAAGCGGGTGCGCGTCTCCCCGTTGGGAGCGGCGGCCCTGGCCGGCACGACCTATCCCATCGATCCGGAGCGCAGCGCCAGCGAGCTGGGCCTGCCCGAGACCTTCGCCAACTCCATGGACGCGGTCTCGGACCGCGACTTCGCCGTGGAGGCCGTGTTCTGCGCCAGCCTGACCATGGCGCACCTTTCGCGCATGGCCGAGGAGATCATCATCTGGGCCAACCCCAACTTCGGCTTCGTCAAGCTGCCGGACGCCTTCTCCACCGGCTCGTCCATCATGCCGCAGAAGAAGAATCCGGACTCGGCCGAGCTGGTGCGCGGCAAGACCGGGCGCGTCTACGGCTCGCTCATGACGCTGCTCACGGTGGTCAAGGGCCTGCCCATGACGTACAACCGGGACCTGCAGGAGGACAAGGAGCCGTTCTTCGACGCGGACCGCACCGTGGTCGGCGCGCTGGGCATCATGGCCGGCCTTGTCTCCGAGCTCACGTTCCAGGCAGAGGCCATGACCAGGGCGCTGGACAAGGGATTCGTCAACGCCACGGAGCTGGCCGACTACCTGGTGACCAAAGGCGTGCCGTTCCGGGAGGCGCACCATGCCTCGGGACGGGCAGTCGCTCTGGCCGAGTCCAAGGGCTGCGGGCTGGAGGGACTCTCCCTGGAGGAGCTCAAGGCCATCGCCCCGGAGCTGGAGCAGGACGTGTACGACGTGCTGGACTACGCAAACTGCGTGGCGCGGCGCAAGGCTCCTGGCGGCACCGGGCCGGAGTCCGTGGCGCGGCAGCTGGAGGCCGTGCACGGCTGGCTGAAGGAGCGCGTCTAA
- the ftsH gene encoding ATP-dependent zinc metalloprotease FtsH: MNTFTKNLILWATIFLVMVVLFNMFQQPQGRSSELTYSEFIQRVDTGEVSQVTIQGKRITGQLASGEGFATYAPDDPKLVETLMSKNVRVTAKPPDDQSWYMTLLISWFPMLLLIGVWIFFMRQMQGGGGKALSFGRSKARLVTQESAKVTFEDVAGVDEAKEELTEVVDFLREPKKFTRLGGRIPKGVLLVGPPGTGKTLLSRAVAGEAGVPFFSISGSDFVEMFVGVGAARVRDLFIQGKKNAPCLIFIDEIDAVGRQRGAGLGGGHDEREQTLNQLLVEMDGFESNEGVILIAATNRPDVLDPALLRPGRFDRQVVVPTPDVRGRKRILEVHAGKTPIADGVDMEVIAKGTPGFSGADLENLVNEAALHAAKQNKNQVDMSDFEEAKDKVLMGKERRSLIMSDEEKRITAYHEGGHALVGRLLPGTDTLHKVTIIPRGRALGVTQYLPEDRHSYSRTYLENRLAMLLGGRAAEELILGEITTGAGNDIENATKMARKMVCNYGMSDALGPLAYGEKQDEVFIGRDLGHYRDFSEDTARLIDSEIKRIVADAHRKAQKLLEENLEILHAIATALLERETISGDDLNKLIEGKDLPPQNGPNGTPPTTAPRTPAAPTQSWTSRPAGEPGGEEFTLEPESAGEGGAGSDSGDKDPSGNGPESGGGPGA, from the coding sequence TTGAATACGTTTACGAAGAATCTTATCCTGTGGGCCACCATTTTCTTGGTCATGGTGGTCCTCTTCAACATGTTCCAGCAGCCCCAGGGCCGCTCGTCCGAGCTCACGTACAGCGAGTTCATTCAGCGGGTGGACACGGGCGAGGTCAGCCAGGTGACCATCCAGGGCAAGCGCATCACCGGGCAGCTTGCCTCCGGAGAGGGCTTCGCCACCTACGCGCCGGACGACCCCAAGCTCGTGGAAACGCTCATGAGCAAGAACGTCCGCGTCACGGCCAAGCCGCCGGACGACCAGAGCTGGTACATGACGCTGCTCATTTCCTGGTTCCCCATGCTCCTGCTCATCGGCGTGTGGATCTTCTTCATGCGACAGATGCAGGGAGGGGGTGGCAAGGCCCTGAGCTTCGGCCGCTCCAAGGCCCGGCTCGTGACGCAGGAGTCGGCCAAGGTCACGTTCGAGGACGTGGCCGGCGTGGACGAAGCCAAGGAAGAGCTGACCGAAGTTGTCGATTTCCTTCGCGAACCCAAGAAGTTTACCCGCCTGGGCGGCCGCATCCCCAAGGGCGTGCTCCTGGTGGGCCCTCCCGGAACGGGTAAAACGCTGCTCTCCCGCGCCGTTGCCGGCGAGGCGGGCGTGCCGTTCTTCTCCATCTCCGGTTCCGACTTTGTGGAGATGTTCGTGGGTGTGGGCGCGGCCCGTGTGCGCGACCTGTTCATTCAGGGCAAGAAAAACGCCCCGTGCCTCATCTTCATCGACGAGATCGACGCCGTGGGCCGTCAGCGCGGCGCCGGCCTGGGCGGTGGCCACGACGAGCGCGAGCAGACCCTGAACCAGCTCCTCGTGGAGATGGACGGCTTCGAGTCCAACGAGGGCGTCATCCTTATCGCCGCCACCAACCGGCCCGACGTGCTGGACCCCGCACTGCTGCGTCCCGGCCGCTTCGACCGCCAGGTCGTGGTGCCTACGCCGGACGTCCGCGGCCGCAAGCGCATCCTTGAGGTGCACGCAGGCAAGACCCCCATCGCCGACGGCGTGGACATGGAGGTCATCGCCAAGGGAACGCCCGGCTTCTCCGGCGCCGACCTGGAAAACCTCGTCAACGAGGCCGCGCTGCACGCCGCCAAGCAGAATAAGAATCAGGTGGACATGTCCGACTTCGAGGAAGCCAAGGACAAGGTCCTGATGGGCAAGGAGCGCCGCAGCCTGATCATGTCCGACGAGGAGAAGCGCATCACCGCCTACCACGAGGGCGGTCACGCCCTGGTGGGCCGTCTGCTGCCCGGCACGGACACCCTGCACAAGGTGACCATTATCCCCCGAGGCCGCGCCCTGGGCGTGACGCAGTACCTGCCCGAGGACCGTCACTCCTACTCCCGCACCTATCTGGAAAACCGCCTGGCCATGCTTCTGGGCGGACGCGCCGCCGAAGAGCTGATTCTGGGCGAGATCACCACCGGCGCGGGCAACGACATCGAGAACGCCACCAAGATGGCGCGCAAGATGGTCTGCAACTACGGCATGAGCGACGCGCTCGGACCGCTGGCCTACGGCGAGAAGCAGGACGAGGTCTTCATCGGCCGCGACCTGGGCCACTATCGCGACTTCTCCGAGGACACCGCGCGGCTCATCGACTCCGAGATCAAGCGCATCGTTGCCGACGCGCACCGCAAGGCCCAGAAGCTGCTGGAGGAGAATCTCGAGATCCTCCACGCCATTGCGACGGCGCTTCTGGAGCGCGAGACCATCAGCGGTGACGATCTCAACAAGCTGATTGAAGGCAAGGATCTGCCGCCGCAGAACGGCCCCAACGGAACGCCGCCCACCACAGCTCCCAGGACTCCCGCAGCTCCGACGCAGAGCTGGACCTCCCGCCCGGCCGGCGAGCCCGGCGGCGAGGAGTTCACTCTGGAGCCCGAGTCCGCTGGTGAAGGCGGCGCAGGGTCGGATTCCGGTGACAAGGATCCTTCCGGCAATGGGCCCGAATCCGGGGGAGGCCCCGGGGCATAG
- a CDS encoding TlpA family protein disulfide reductase, whose product MQHHTRTLFVIVTALFSLILCSAPAMAAEDDVITPITLDEVHTLLQSDTPLVISLMTSWCGPCREELPMLDLLYSDYRAQGVEFVGISLDMAQEPMEKMLREVPVSFPFYWVGESAMEDLEVNAVPQLILVKNGGIVQRLVGLLGEAQLRGLLDDFLKQTG is encoded by the coding sequence ATGCAACACCATACGCGCACGCTCTTCGTCATCGTCACGGCGTTGTTTTCCCTCATCCTGTGCTCCGCGCCGGCCATGGCGGCGGAGGACGATGTCATCACTCCCATCACCCTGGACGAGGTGCATACGCTGCTCCAGTCCGACACGCCGCTGGTGATCTCGTTGATGACGTCGTGGTGCGGGCCGTGCCGCGAGGAGCTGCCCATGCTCGACTTGCTCTACTCCGACTACCGAGCCCAAGGCGTCGAGTTTGTCGGCATCAGCCTGGATATGGCGCAGGAGCCCATGGAAAAGATGTTGCGAGAGGTGCCGGTGAGCTTTCCGTTCTACTGGGTCGGGGAGTCGGCCATGGAGGATCTGGAGGTGAACGCCGTGCCACAGCTCATTCTGGTCAAGAACGGCGGCATTGTGCAACGCCTGGTGGGGCTGCTGGGAGAGGCGCAGCTGCGCGGCCTGCTTGATGATTTTCTGAAGCAGACCGGGTAG
- a CDS encoding argininosuccinate synthase, which yields MSAIKKVVLAYSGGLDTSIILKWIQLQYNCEVITLTADLGQQEELDGLDEKAKATGASKAYIEDLKEEFVGDFVFPMMRAAAIYEGRYLLGTSIARPLITKRLVEIARAEGAQAIAHGATGKGNDQVRFELTAAALAPELKVIAPWREWDLKSRTDLHNFAQKHGIPIPMSKRNVYSMDRNMLHCSFEGGELENPGEEPGPMSHCVTTPLDKTPNEPEYVTIGFEAGNPVSIDGVALSPAALLEKANVIAGRHGVGRIDMVENRFVGMKSRGVYETPGGTLLYHAKRDLEGLCLDREVMHLRDSLVPRYADCVYNGFWYSPEREALQAFTDTAQKHVTGTVRVKLFKGGVYPIERTSPFSLYDPDLATFEEDEVYNQKDAAGFIKLQSLRLRAHMKHAGK from the coding sequence ATGTCTGCCATCAAGAAAGTCGTCCTGGCCTACTCCGGAGGCCTGGACACCTCCATCATTTTGAAATGGATCCAGCTCCAGTACAACTGCGAGGTCATCACCCTCACGGCCGATCTGGGCCAGCAGGAGGAGCTGGACGGTCTCGATGAAAAGGCCAAGGCCACCGGCGCCTCCAAGGCCTACATCGAAGACCTCAAGGAAGAGTTCGTCGGGGACTTCGTCTTCCCCATGATGCGCGCCGCCGCCATCTACGAGGGCCGCTACCTGCTGGGCACGTCCATCGCACGGCCGCTGATCACCAAGCGCCTCGTGGAGATCGCCCGCGCAGAGGGCGCCCAGGCCATCGCCCACGGCGCCACCGGCAAGGGCAACGACCAGGTCCGCTTCGAGCTGACCGCCGCGGCCCTGGCTCCAGAGCTCAAAGTCATCGCCCCCTGGCGCGAGTGGGACCTTAAGTCCCGCACGGACCTGCACAACTTCGCCCAGAAGCACGGCATCCCGATTCCCATGTCCAAGCGGAACGTCTACTCCATGGACCGCAACATGCTCCACTGCTCCTTTGAGGGCGGCGAGCTGGAGAACCCGGGCGAGGAGCCCGGTCCCATGTCACATTGCGTGACTACGCCCCTGGACAAGACGCCGAACGAGCCCGAGTACGTGACCATCGGCTTCGAGGCCGGCAACCCCGTGTCCATCGACGGCGTGGCTCTCAGCCCGGCCGCGCTGCTGGAAAAGGCCAACGTGATCGCCGGACGCCACGGCGTGGGCCGCATCGACATGGTGGAGAACCGCTTTGTGGGCATGAAGTCCCGCGGCGTGTACGAGACTCCGGGCGGAACCCTGCTGTACCACGCCAAGCGCGACCTGGAAGGCCTCTGCCTGGATCGCGAGGTCATGCACCTGCGCGACTCCCTGGTGCCGCGCTACGCCGACTGCGTGTACAACGGCTTCTGGTACTCGCCGGAACGCGAGGCCCTGCAGGCCTTCACGGACACGGCGCAGAAGCACGTCACCGGCACGGTGCGGGTCAAGCTGTTCAAGGGCGGCGTCTACCCCATCGAGCGCACATCGCCGTTCTCGCTGTACGATCCGGATCTCGCCACCTTCGAGGAGGACGAGGTCTATAACCAGAAGGACGCGGCCGGCTTCATCAAGCTGCAGAGCCTGCGCCTTCGCGCACACATGAAGCACGCCGGAAAGTAG
- a CDS encoding ATP-binding protein, whose protein sequence is MSTIPPPTTGASPIPVSDLVEPAYAVSPDTVIRDIKPALEGDDPVSCLVVVKDKRPLGLVMSIHLDRALSQQYGVALFYKKPISQIMDTTPLVVPMDAPVESVASQAMSRSAHNIYDHLIVVNEAGVYQGIVSVQEMLITLSSMQQRRTLQMMEVLEKLRGEVAERKRAQQDLLKSKKTTEYMNRKLRLAYERLQEVDKMKTDFLSTVSHELRTPLTSVLGFAEMVHQKLRETVFPLVPEDNAKGMRAVKSIDRNVGIIYTESQRLTELINDVLDIAKMEAGKIEWKNEPVHIAEVARQAADATNSLFSKGNLSLELDIEDNLPELIGDPHRLVQVVINLLSNAVKFTKEGGVTCRVRQEEKTVRVDVRDTGVGIAPDDLEKVFDKFKQVGDTLTDKPTGTGLGLSICRQIVERHGGSIWVESVPGQGSTFSFTLPIAPPIERKRALNLAPLLQRIKAHSELSETAGSVERPTVLVVDDDDSIREYLSQLLQDKGYEVDTAVDGMDALKRVSAKPPDLIVLDIMMPVMDGMETARQLKSNPETSAIPIIILTIEGDPEEGFRLGVDRFFTKPLVRKEFLADLAMLTRKDGSKTVLIVETTPARASALSEVIAQHGYDVHEAYSAEDAVMKAETLQPGVVVANATLARKNDLPRRIRYDLGLETSYIVLVGEKKKQQEPATT, encoded by the coding sequence ATGAGCACCATACCGCCCCCCACAACCGGCGCCTCGCCCATACCCGTCAGCGACCTGGTGGAGCCGGCCTACGCCGTCTCGCCGGACACCGTCATCCGCGACATCAAGCCCGCTCTGGAAGGCGACGACCCGGTGAGCTGTCTCGTGGTGGTCAAGGACAAGCGCCCCCTGGGCCTAGTCATGTCCATCCACCTGGACCGCGCCCTGAGCCAGCAGTACGGCGTGGCGCTCTTCTACAAAAAGCCCATCTCCCAGATCATGGACACCACCCCCCTCGTGGTGCCCATGGACGCGCCTGTGGAGTCTGTCGCCTCCCAGGCCATGAGCCGCTCAGCCCACAACATCTACGACCACCTCATCGTGGTCAACGAGGCCGGCGTCTACCAGGGCATCGTCTCGGTCCAGGAGATGCTCATCACCCTCTCCTCCATGCAGCAACGGCGCACCCTGCAGATGATGGAGGTGCTGGAGAAACTGCGCGGCGAGGTGGCCGAGAGAAAACGCGCCCAGCAGGATCTGCTCAAGTCCAAGAAGACCACGGAGTACATGAACCGCAAGCTCCGGCTGGCCTACGAGCGACTGCAGGAAGTGGACAAGATGAAGACCGACTTCCTCTCCACCGTGTCGCACGAGCTGCGCACCCCGCTCACCTCGGTGCTGGGCTTTGCGGAGATGGTCCACCAGAAGCTGCGGGAAACAGTCTTCCCCCTGGTGCCGGAGGACAACGCCAAGGGCATGCGCGCGGTCAAGTCCATCGACCGCAACGTGGGCATCATCTATACAGAAAGCCAGCGGCTCACCGAGCTCATCAACGACGTGCTCGACATCGCCAAGATGGAGGCCGGCAAGATCGAGTGGAAGAACGAGCCCGTGCACATCGCCGAGGTGGCGCGCCAGGCCGCCGACGCCACGAACTCGTTGTTCAGCAAAGGCAACCTGTCTCTGGAGCTGGACATCGAGGACAACCTGCCGGAGCTCATCGGCGATCCCCACCGCCTCGTGCAGGTGGTCATCAACCTCCTCTCCAATGCCGTGAAGTTCACCAAGGAAGGCGGCGTCACCTGCCGTGTCCGCCAGGAGGAGAAGACCGTCCGCGTGGATGTGCGCGACACCGGCGTGGGCATTGCCCCGGACGACCTGGAAAAGGTCTTCGACAAGTTCAAGCAGGTGGGCGACACGCTCACCGACAAACCCACAGGCACCGGCCTCGGCCTGTCCATCTGCCGGCAGATCGTGGAGCGCCACGGCGGCTCCATCTGGGTCGAGTCCGTGCCCGGCCAGGGCTCCACATTTTCCTTCACCCTGCCCATCGCTCCGCCCATTGAACGCAAACGCGCCCTGAACCTCGCCCCCCTGCTCCAGCGCATCAAGGCCCACAGCGAGCTTTCCGAGACGGCCGGCTCCGTGGAGCGGCCCACGGTGCTCGTGGTGGACGATGACGACTCCATTCGCGAGTACCTTTCCCAGCTGCTGCAAGACAAGGGCTACGAGGTGGACACGGCCGTGGACGGCATGGATGCGCTTAAGCGCGTCTCGGCCAAACCGCCGGACCTCATCGTCCTGGACATCATGATGCCTGTGATGGACGGCATGGAAACCGCGCGGCAGCTCAAGTCCAACCCTGAGACCTCGGCCATTCCCATCATCATCCTGACCATCGAGGGCGACCCGGAAGAAGGCTTCCGCCTGGGCGTGGACCGCTTCTTCACCAAGCCGCTCGTGCGCAAGGAGTTCCTGGCCGATCTCGCCATGCTCACGCGCAAGGACGGCTCCAAGACCGTGCTCATCGTGGAGACCACACCGGCGCGCGCCTCCGCCCTGAGCGAGGTCATCGCCCAGCACGGCTACGACGTGCACGAGGCGTACTCCGCCGAAGACGCCGTGATGAAGGCCGAGACGCTGCAACCCGGTGTCGTGGTGGCCAACGCAACTCTTGCCCGCAAGAACGATTTGCCCAGGCGCATCCGCTACGACCTGGGCCTGGAGACCTCCTACATCGTCCTGGTGGGCGAGAAGAAAAAGCAACAGGAGCCGGCAACCACATGA
- the argF gene encoding ornithine carbamoyltransferase → MTRHFLTLLDFDRDTASALLDRAIQMKRERFRSKLLEGRIIALIFEKASTRTRVSFETAIRHLGGETLFMTPRETQLGRNEPLKDTARVMSRYVDGLVVRTFGQEVLEELVAWGSIPVVNALSDKLHPCQLMADLMTVKERFGTLENIPVAWIGDGNNMANSWLEAATILPIELRMACPEGFEPDPLVVDAARDGGANFMLTRDPMQAAAGAKAINTDVWVSMGQEGDDSRMQSVFEPFQVNDAMMAAAASDAIFMHCLPAHRGEEVTESVFESPASAVWDEAENRLHAQKALLEYIFSV, encoded by the coding sequence ATGACCAGACACTTCCTTACTCTGCTCGACTTCGATCGGGACACGGCCTCTGCATTGCTGGACCGCGCCATCCAGATGAAGCGGGAGCGGTTCCGCAGCAAGCTCCTCGAAGGGCGCATCATTGCGCTTATCTTCGAGAAAGCCTCCACCAGAACGCGCGTCTCCTTTGAGACGGCGATCCGCCACCTCGGCGGCGAAACGCTGTTCATGACGCCGCGAGAGACGCAGCTTGGACGCAACGAGCCGCTCAAGGACACGGCCCGCGTGATGTCCAGGTATGTGGACGGCCTGGTGGTGCGGACCTTTGGCCAGGAAGTGCTTGAAGAGCTTGTGGCCTGGGGAAGCATCCCCGTGGTCAACGCGCTCTCCGACAAGCTCCATCCGTGCCAGCTCATGGCCGACCTGATGACCGTCAAGGAACGCTTCGGCACGCTGGAAAACATTCCGGTGGCCTGGATCGGCGACGGCAACAACATGGCCAACTCCTGGCTGGAGGCCGCCACGATCCTGCCCATCGAGCTGCGCATGGCCTGCCCGGAAGGCTTCGAGCCCGATCCCTTGGTCGTGGACGCCGCGCGCGATGGCGGCGCCAACTTCATGCTCACGCGCGATCCCATGCAAGCCGCCGCCGGCGCCAAGGCCATCAATACCGACGTCTGGGTGTCCATGGGCCAGGAGGGCGACGACTCCCGCATGCAATCCGTTTTCGAACCGTTCCAGGTGAACGATGCGATGATGGCCGCAGCCGCTTCCGACGCCATCTTCATGCACTGCCTGCCCGCCCACCGCGGGGAGGAGGTCACCGAGTCGGTCTTCGAATCACCGGCGTCGGCCGTATGGGACGAGGCGGAGAACCGTCTGCACGCCCAGAAGGCCCTGCTTGAGTATATCTTCAGCGTGTAG
- a CDS encoding response regulator, producing the protein MQAKQVLLIEKDRIQQKVIANLLSVVGHDAVILNGDRDRLHGIIAHERIDVVLADWDLLSDGEQALLHDLKGLGVSSRIPLVTMLPERPSNEVDNAREVGLEHFVKRPFGSEALDEAIRTVLPDSNDETPEPSQEPLRNTDYPKSMQEFLRSKAPLPQKRSADQMARSLFLEGKAALEAKSYARAASQFTAAIKVRPLFPDAFKGLAMAAQGARDMNRFRQYLLKTVEAHLRLRQLDKASAFFQVIRRHYPAAPNIFKIYGDALLRSGKVEDAVAVYQTAETLFPADPDVPLALAMIYQQSGRNEEAVEHVTRVLEQDAADPRAGEMYMTLTGRQWRNASIDDIMDEADEDVEVVGFDSLDQPSVQDGAVFEEAEVVEIAMLEDTYSGPVRTLANPTLLIVDDEPHIRMLLEEALEELEDEGVRILMAEDGAQGLETISREKPDLVFLDVMMPKMNGFDVCTAVKKQLALDNVFIVMLTAKGQEFDKVKGRESGTDIYMTKPFSPMDVLSLARKILGLN; encoded by the coding sequence ATGCAGGCGAAGCAGGTTCTGCTCATAGAAAAGGATCGCATCCAGCAAAAGGTCATCGCCAACCTCCTCTCGGTTGTCGGCCATGACGCCGTGATCCTCAATGGCGACCGGGACCGGCTGCACGGCATCATCGCCCACGAGCGTATCGACGTGGTCCTGGCGGACTGGGACCTCCTGAGCGACGGGGAGCAGGCGTTGCTCCACGATCTCAAGGGCCTCGGGGTAAGCAGCCGCATCCCCCTGGTGACCATGCTGCCGGAACGGCCCAGCAACGAGGTGGACAACGCCCGCGAGGTCGGGCTGGAGCACTTCGTCAAACGGCCATTCGGCAGCGAGGCCCTGGACGAGGCCATCCGCACCGTGCTGCCGGACTCCAACGACGAAACACCGGAACCATCACAGGAGCCCCTGCGCAACACTGACTACCCCAAGTCCATGCAGGAGTTCCTGCGCTCCAAGGCGCCCCTTCCGCAGAAGCGCTCCGCCGACCAGATGGCGCGTTCGCTCTTCCTTGAAGGCAAGGCCGCACTCGAAGCCAAAAGCTACGCACGCGCCGCCTCGCAGTTCACCGCCGCCATCAAGGTCCGCCCGCTCTTCCCGGATGCCTTCAAGGGCCTGGCCATGGCCGCCCAGGGCGCGCGGGACATGAACCGCTTCCGCCAGTACCTGCTGAAAACCGTGGAAGCCCACCTCCGGCTGCGGCAGCTGGACAAGGCCTCGGCATTCTTCCAGGTCATCCGCCGCCACTACCCGGCTGCGCCGAACATCTTCAAGATCTACGGCGACGCCCTCTTGCGCAGTGGCAAGGTCGAGGACGCCGTCGCTGTCTACCAGACCGCGGAAACCCTCTTCCCGGCCGACCCGGACGTGCCCCTGGCCCTGGCCATGATCTACCAGCAGAGCGGCCGCAACGAAGAAGCCGTGGAGCACGTGACCAGAGTGCTGGAGCAGGACGCGGCCGATCCCCGCGCCGGCGAGATGTACATGACCCTTACCGGACGGCAGTGGCGGAATGCATCCATCGACGACATCATGGACGAAGCCGACGAGGATGTGGAGGTGGTGGGATTCGACAGCCTGGACCAGCCGTCCGTGCAGGACGGCGCCGTGTTCGAGGAAGCCGAGGTCGTGGAAATAGCCATGCTGGAGGACACCTACAGCGGGCCGGTGCGCACCCTGGCGAACCCCACCCTGCTCATCGTGGACGACGAGCCGCATATCCGCATGCTGCTGGAAGAAGCGCTCGAAGAGCTGGAGGACGAAGGCGTGCGCATCCTCATGGCCGAGGACGGCGCCCAGGGCCTGGAGACCATCTCCCGCGAAAAGCCGGACCTCGTGTTCCTCGACGTGATGATGCCCAAGATGAACGGCTTCGACGTCTGCACCGCCGTGAAAAAACAGCTCGCCCTCGATAACGTCTTCATCGTCATGCTCACGGCCAAAGGCCAGGAGTTCGACAAGGTCAAAGGCCGTGAGTCCGGCACCGACATCTACATGACCAAGCCCTTCAGCCCCATGGACGTGCTCTCCCTGGCGCGCAAAATCCTCGGATTGAACTAA
- a CDS encoding GAF domain-containing protein translates to MSVILEKMLRRDELARLFRETAESMGQDAAVLDAENRPIFGAVAFLDEKNGSHPVKLDGEVIGTVVAGASSKPLADILAYAARREQERKSVSQDCLSRMNETTLFHDLTGRLCHAGDAKELSRLVMEAARRLIGADHVAVYLRDNGAGYITFATNSDVSRKLQAGLAPIVDKVTSSATAEIIDNLAADPRFNENSAGALACAPLACHGTAHGALVLLNAQAREYASHDLAHLATLAGLAALSLDGVQARQRLCAMGPNLKQAAAALQRLAADIPVGQ, encoded by the coding sequence ATGAGCGTTATCCTGGAAAAAATGCTGCGCCGCGACGAGCTGGCCCGGCTGTTTCGCGAGACGGCCGAGAGCATGGGCCAGGACGCCGCCGTGCTGGACGCCGAGAACCGCCCCATTTTCGGAGCGGTCGCATTCCTGGACGAAAAGAACGGTTCGCATCCCGTAAAGCTGGACGGCGAGGTGATCGGCACCGTTGTGGCCGGAGCCAGCTCCAAACCCCTGGCCGACATCCTTGCCTATGCCGCCCGGCGCGAGCAGGAACGCAAGTCCGTCTCGCAGGACTGCCTGAGCCGCATGAACGAGACCACCCTGTTCCACGACCTTACAGGCAGGCTGTGCCACGCCGGCGACGCCAAGGAGCTGAGCCGGCTGGTCATGGAGGCAGCCCGGCGGCTCATCGGTGCGGACCACGTGGCCGTGTACCTGCGCGACAACGGCGCCGGCTACATTACCTTCGCCACCAACAGCGACGTTTCCCGCAAGCTGCAGGCCGGGCTCGCGCCCATCGTGGACAAGGTCACGTCGTCGGCAACAGCCGAGATCATCGACAATCTCGCCGCCGACCCGCGCTTCAACGAGAACTCAGCCGGCGCACTGGCCTGCGCGCCCCTTGCCTGCCACGGCACCGCGCACGGGGCCCTGGTGCTGCTCAACGCCCAGGCGCGGGAGTACGCCTCGCACGATCTCGCTCATCTCGCCACCCTGGCCGGCCTCGCCGCCCTCTCGCTGGACGGGGTGCAGGCGCGTCAACGCCTCTGCGCCATGGGGCCGAACCTCAAACAGGCAGCGGCCGCGCTCCAACGTCTGGCCGCGGATATCCCTGTCGGCCAGTAG